Within Anolis sagrei isolate rAnoSag1 chromosome 3, rAnoSag1.mat, whole genome shotgun sequence, the genomic segment gtacagtgtgcataggaattcattaatgtttttttttttcaaattataatctggccttccaacagtttgagggactgtgacctggggccctctgcttaaaatgtttgaggacccctgctctacagtataataatgtgtcactcagaaTTGTTTAacgagtaacagtaactttacttcagttcaaaatgtCAAACAGagtaacaatatatacagcagtctctctgaattcttacagggaacagagggaataaacagtccttttaaagcagtttttaaaatatgcttcatgcctactttaaaaggactgtttattcccttcaggcttcagagagttggcagccattttctTCCTAGCTGTTTCCATTCAGCACTCTTTTCACTTTCcgaggtgaaagtggcagttaaaaccatttgtctcagcggcaagctagagacagtagccaatcagaattctggctcctagcatgctcagccaatcaacTGCCGACACAtacctttccagtcaacccattacatcatggtgcctttttacaaatccccacataTTTGACACAATGGTTCAGACATGTTCTTTGAAAAGCAAAAACTATTTTACAACATAAAGATCACTTCAGAACTCCTCTGAACTGGTAGCAATGTTGTGGTGAGGAAAACATTCCTTAATAACAAAGATGATATATGAGGTTTGCGGTGTATTGGAATCAGTTACGTTAAGTATATATGCCTACTCAACAACTGAAACCTATTGCAGCAGGCCTTCTCTGTGTCCCATTGCTAGGGGTAATACGTGGGACATGGGAAAAAGATTAGTCTTTGGAATGGCCTCCCTTTGATACCAAAGTTGGCCTGATGGAGATCAACTCTGGTATCATTTCAACACACTCAAAGGGAAGCCAAAGCAAACCCTTTTAgaataaattctgccaagaaattgatctcatgataggtttgcctcaaGGTTGTaaacatcagaaatgacttgaaggcacacaccaacaCCAATGCTTGTTGAATTTCTGCTTGTCACAAGCTTTTAAAATTGTAATATTTTTAGCAATAAGTACGATGCTTGGAAAACATTAAACAACAGGGAGCCCGCAAATTACAttgccctggttagtatttgaacGGAGGCTGCCAACGGAtatcagatgctgtaggctatatttcagaagaaggaactgtcaaaatcacctctgaatattccttgcttaagaaaatcctatgatattaGTTGGGTCACTGTAAGTTGACAGGGTGTGCTTACACATCAGCATAGTGATAGCACACAGCAAAATCCTTTGGgatttctttttaatattttaaaaccatGGTTGGTTGAAATTGCGGGTGTGAAACCCATGGATACAGTGAGCTGACTGTacattgatattttttttaatttgtagtTTCAGCCTGCCTGTACCCTTTGTAAAGAATGGAAAAATGAGATTTTGAAGCATCACACACACAGGAATGGGGAGGTGAACTGGGGAAACTGCAGACCTTGGCTCTGGCCTTCTGACTCTTGGGAAATTGCAAAGGTAATGCTTCATGGTTCTTCCTTTTTACAGGCATGGTGACAACATTGTTTTTTATTCCTCCTCGTGTAATTCATACAAAGCTTATACTAgagtcaaatttatttattattttactctgttgttattattttactctattattattgttattattacatttacattattttactctattatttttataatgtaagccatgaggggggggggggttagctttaaaaaaggctgaaaaactcagcttatactttcATATATATTACAAAGTTCCAGTGCTACAATTTTCCCATCACTTGTATGAATTACATGAGGAGGAATAAAAAACCGCTTTgattccccccaggggtgagaaaagtggtatataaatactgtaaataaaataaataatacatttattacatttattattttactctatttaatattattacatgtattttactctatttattattatttattatattattattaatatattttaccctacttattattattaaatttatttttactctattattatttatttattatttttattttgatgtatttttattttactctacttattattattacacttattattttactctacttattattattattacacttattattttactctattattactgttattattacatttccattattttactctattattatttgaagaatacgtaagcacatttacattgaagaaagttagaataatggtttaatcagagttggacagtcttatcttaaactacagttttatgtaaatattcaaaaacatctaacctactgatgccccaattaatctaattttattggtatctatttttattttgaaacgaACAACCCAGTGTTGACTTAAGTGTGCTATAGATCACAGGTTGGTAGTTGGTGTTTGAGATGATCCAGTAAATTCTTAAGTATGTCATTGTAGAAAGCTATTGAATTGAAGGTTATTGAAGGCTTGGTGTGAGATGCAGACATGCCCCATTGACTGTTCGTGTTCGTCTTCATTGCTTAGGCTTACATGCCTCCTGGGAAAGCTGATAGTTGTGGTCCTGACAAGTGTGATGCATCAGGACTCTTAAACCTTTTTACCTTCTGTGATTACTTCAGCGACATTGATCAAAAGAAGGTCAGAGAGGTAATTTGAAGGCTGATATTGACATCTTTCCCTCATTCGTTCTGAATATgtttttcaaatgtgtttttaCCAGTTTCCTACCAGTGTTCTCCCTCCTATTCTAGCAAACACTCTAACTTTGCATGGTGTTGCTCCCATGAGTTCTCTGTACAAGGAATCATAGCTTATCCAGAAGCAGGATCTCACTTGGAAAAGTCCAGGAAACCagcatttcctctttctcctgaaGTCTCTGTTGCTTATGGACAAATTAGGGAGAGGGAAGAAGTAATTTCCATCCCTTGTAGAGGAACTCTTTCAAGATTCAGCAGAGAAAGTCTGGCCCATGGCCCCAGAAGTCCCTCAGACTCCCCTAAAAGTTCAATTTTGAAATGATTGTAGGTGATCCTTTTTTTTTGCCCCAAACtcataaaaaacacacaaaagctaCATGTTTAGttgaaagtatgatagctgggacccagtgttGGTAGTGCTACGCTGGTTGCGTAACACAGCTCTGAATCGGAGAAGGGAACACGTGCGCAAGACACAGCACCACGTGCGTGAGATATCAGATGCAGTGAGAGACGCACCTGTGACAGAATCAACAAGGTAGTTCAGTAGAAAGGGGAAGTGGAAACAGGGAAGCACAGTGATGTAGGCTATCTGGAGATCCTAGGCAAACACGTTCAAAAACGTAgttgcattggaaggaaggataaaaaggaggggagaaatacaAGCAGTGGGGAAAAATGAATCAAATGCAGTAActgttacattacttcactgttatcctgTCCCACCTGTGTTACATTACTTCATTGGTATCCTGCTgcagctgtgtctctcactcaGTACTCTGTCTCGTGAGAGCCACGTTGCGCAACCAGTGTAGCGCTACCAGCACTGggccccagctatcatacttttacccatGTTTACCCCAGACTTCAGTCCTGGTTTTTAGACTACAAGCCAGGTGAAAACGGTAAATTGAAGTGACATGATGCCATTACTAATGCCGTGAAGTCTATCCATGCAGCCTGTGGGAGGTCGCTTATCTTCATTAAAATAAGGTGATTTCAGAGTATTATTACTAGGGTTTCCTGTGAAATCTGGAGAGGTTCCTGCATCTTTAATTGTTGTGTATAAGCAGGAATTCACACAGATGTTGCTTTCATGCAACCAGGTAGCAAACAACACCTGCTGCAATACCCTCATCTATACAAACATTACAGGTTCAGAGGCCTCTCCAGTTTCTAGTTTCATTGCTATTGCATTATTTCTGGCCCACCTTTTCCTCAAAATTGGGACACAAGAGACTATTCATTATAGTAGATTATGTATACccacagatagacagatagatgtggTAAAATATAATAAGTTTAAGGCTGATTTTGAAAGCTATTAGAAGCATTGATGCCTTTAGTAATCTGCATGGTTTGCACTACATGGAGTATTTCCATCCCTTTGCAATTGACAGCAGCGTGTGGCCCTGGGGTAGAAATATATCACTCATTTAGGCCTCATTCCCCTGCCACCTCCCACAGCGCAAGGCTATAACTTAGTAATTGCTTTCCATGGCCCCTGCTGGGTTTAGAGTCCACCTGTTTTTCTTTACGTTTACATCTCTAGGTGATTAAGTGCCGCAATGAACTAATGCACTCTTCAGATATGAAAGTCTCCTCTTCCTGGCTGAAGCAGTTTGGAAACCATGTTCAAAATTTGCTAGCTGAGTTTCAGCATGTTCCTGAGGTCCAAACGGCTGCTACAAGTATAGAAAAGGTTAAGTGTTTACTTCTTCAAATCTGGCTTGTGTTACTCGTCATCATAATTATTCCTTGGTTATGCATTATAACACCTATGCATTGTAAAAAGCATTTGTATGGATCAACAAAGAGGGGCAGGGTTCTGTGTAGGTTAATAGTGTTTAGTATAACTATTGCAACTGGTTTTTGTTAAAGTCGTGAATACAAAATAACAAAGAATCAAATGGCACCTTCAAGActgattttttatatatatagcatAAGCTTCCcataagccggtctgagtccctctacagaggctgagaagatcgggatataaaagttttaaataaataaataaatgtattggaATTAACTTTGTCAGATGTGTCATCTTTGTATAGGAATGGGCAACCTTTCTGATAATATTGCACTGCACCTTTCGTTAGCCCCTATTCAGCATAGCCAACATTAAATAACATTAAAcaatgctggaagttgcagttgacagatttCTGAATGACTTTGATCACTCTTCTGGTGTATAATGAACAatctgttagggaaaactacccttaaatatagcagagcacccaaaaaTAGAACAGGATACTAAAAGTTGAGCATTTAGCTCATTAGCAAACAGAGTGTGACGTGCCAATggttgtggctgtaaagaatttagagcttaggcaggcaaggatacagagtccaatcttaaaaatcacaaaaggtttatttacaatattaagaaataactgcatttcttaattgccaagaactgggtctgagctactcttaacacccatctcttctaaagtttcagagagagggaaaaaacaccaatcactacatctctctgacacacatgATTCTTTAAGGGCATTAATGCATCAAAACCATGAGTTCttgaggtgtgtgtgtgctttggtTATTATGGAAGGTGGAAGAGTACACCATCCTCTGAAATGACCAAAAAACATACATAGTCACAAAATGGAGGACACTGGCATATGTTCCAAGCAGAATGCAAGCCAGAGCCCCCATCTCAAATATAAATGAATTCAATAGCTTCACGGGAATATTACAAACTGATTAGCATACCTTGGTGGAATGATATTTGATATTAAACATATCTAAGATAAAAGTTTCTCCTTGACATGGCTGACCCCTTGACATGGCTGACTCTGGGGGGTCATCtgttttctgtagacacctccaaggtcatgtggctggcatgactgcatggagcactgttaccttcccaccagagtggtacctattgatttcacatttttatgtttctgaactgctaggttgaccgaagctggggctaacagcaggagctcaccccactccccagattcaaaccaccgacctttcgatcagcaagttcagcagctcagcagtttaacccactgcaccaccaagggctttGTTACAAATTACCCTGAACTACATTACAAGTTCTGTTTCTTGTTTCTCAAACAGTAGTTTCCTAGGTCTACTACCAAACATTTAGAATTTCATTAGCAGTTCATGATAGGTCACACAGTTTCTGCTCAAAGATATATAGGATGAAGATACCTGTGAAGCCTTGGATCTTTGGACCTGATTGATAAGTACATCTTCAGAATCACATTCCAAAGAATAGGAATATACTATATTAGGCATGGAGAGACATGCTTTCCTctggatgttgttggactgcagcttccattGTCTCCTATCATTGGCTGTGCTAGTCAAGGCTGATGCAAGTTACCATCCAACAGTATCCAAAGTGCTACATGTTTGTCGTCACCTGAAATAATAGAATCTCTATTTATAAACTATGATACTGATATTACTTATAGTCCTGACATTAAAGTCTAGTCTTTTCAGTCATGACTTCCTTACCAAGCCAAATAGCTTTTAATAGAGTAGTTTTCTGATTGTCCATCTTTTAACCAATCAAATAGCTCCTGAAATCTGATTGGGCTGTTCATGTACCAGGGGAAGATCAGCTTGATGGACTGGAAGGTGAACTGAGCCCAAGCCAGATGACTGAAATAGAGGCAGAGCTGATCAAAGAGAGACTTCGTGAAATCAGGCTTTGCATGGAGGAGCAAGGAACAATCTCAAAAGAGGTAAGAAACATAAAAACTAGCTTGGTTTTAATGAAATATTgccattattgttttctgtttagATTGGATCAGGCAATTtacagtcttccagatgttgttggatgcaACTGCTGTCACTTCTAGCCTGTATAGTCAAAAGTAAAAAGAATGAGAGCTACAGCCTATCCCAAGGCTCACTCCTGTTGTAATACTATGCTCAACACAACTGACCAGGAAATCAAACACTTTTCTATTAATTTATGGAAGTTTATAATCCAATGATATTTTAAGAAATGTTGCAGGGGTAAAGGGGAAAGCATTAGACCAGTGTCTCACAGTATGGGTTTAGTGACTAAGGATGCATgtataccatagaattaatgcagtttgacaccactttaactggagcctccagtggtgcaatgggttaaacccttgcgccagcaggactgctgactgaaaggtcagcggttcgaatacggggaacagagtgagctcctgtctgtcagctccatcttcccatgcggggacatgagagaaacctctcataggatgataaaacatccaggcatcccctgggcaacgttcttgcagacagccaatcctctcacaccggaaaagacttgcagtttctcaagtccctcctgacacacacacacacacacacacaaaactgccGTCAAATTCTAGTGTGCGCTCCTTCAAAAGACAcgttttactttttaaaacttcCAGTGTATTTTCTTTTCAGGATTTCAACAGAATACAAGCAGTAAGGGATTTCATACACAGCAATCATGACCTTCAGAGAAATTTGCAGGAAGAAATGCAGAACTTAGAAGACCTAGTACAAAAACTGAACAGTCAAGAACAACTGGCAAAAGAGACAGAAGAAATACGGTGTGAACAAAAAAGTGATGAAGGCAAGTGCATGCATATTAAAGTTTACATTTACCCCATTCACAGCATTTGAGCAGATAGCAGGTATGAATACCATCATACAAAAAGCATAATTCAATCAGCATTTCCCTAGTTGGTTCCCAACGTGTGGtttatggaccaccagtggtccccttaagaactaaaatatggtccgcggcctcaccgttactacaccattgcaacgagaacgactggtctcacaaaacctctTATAGTTCCGAGATAATGGGGATGtcaagaggggagaggctgactacccacaaaaggtgcaACAAGAAGCCTGATGAttactgcttctcctcctccctcccccaatcggagccattccatgtggctcCTGGAAGCGGGAGCGCCtgggtgtcttcatttttaggtctgttcctggggtgatttggggtactgattcagaaaattgcagggGTAAAGGGGAAAGCATTAGACCAGTGTCACAGTGTGGGTTTAGTGACTAAGAATGCATctataccatagaattaatgccacatcagttctagattattaaatatgattttcagtgggtgagcagatggcagctattggatggcatatgttctgcatcagaaactagggctggtgtggtatatccaatgcgattttctgaatcgacacctcaaataaccaaaacgaatctaaagttgactaaaaactgattcgtaacctttttggtactaatgttggagagtggtcctcaatcaaagtggtctctggtcaagtggtccctggtcaaaaaaaggttgggaactgctgGTTTTCATGGACATACTAATTATACACAGCCTTGATTTCTACTTGTTTGCTTCCTTAGGAATGTTTGGCCTCAATGTTACTGTGGAAATTACAACTGTCAGGTCCTCTCTTAGGCTGCTCTAGAATCTGGACTGAGGGGATGAAAACTCTTTCAGCCCAAATGCAATTCTGGGGATGTTCTAAGGGGCCACATTCAGATGGTGGGTGAAACTAAAAATTGTAATACACTTTTCTTGAATCCTTTTTTGAAATTGAGAAAGCCAGCACAACAACAGCTGATAAACCATACAACAGTcatcttatggggggggggggggagggctggccTTTTGAGAAACTCAGGGGACTGAATTTGGTCCCAGGGTTTGAGATTCTCCACCGGTGGTTTAAACTCTGTAATTCTATATCACTATTTGCTTAAGCATGTCTAATCAGCATGCAGAGAGGGACATTTACTAGCTTCCCTCCAATTCAATTATTGCTTTAATAATGGGGAGTAAAAGTCTGAGCAGGACAGTCTCCCTTCTCTGCATGACCAGGTTTGCAAGTCACAGAGAAAGCTCCATAAGTTGGGGAAGTGGTCCTGCTTTAACTCATTAATCTCTATGTGTAGAGAATCACAGAATTTAGAGTCTGCATCTAGAGTCCAGTGTACTCTCCTCGTTTCATGTTGATTCAATACATTGAGTAAATGATTGTGGAAggcttcaatatttttttaatgctaTGGTGCTCAACCCTTCACCTTACCTGTCCAAACTACACTTCTTGACAAGCTGTATCACCCCAATTAGCATTATTattgaaatctcttttcttcaACTGTCACAATTTCCTTGGGTTCCTCATTTTTAAACTATGATCTATTATGTGATATTCAGTAGACTCCATTAATTGGAATGCAAACAACCAGAACTTTCAAGGAACCagtaaaaaaaagtaaagaaacaaTACTGCATTcccaaagctgtttttataatacaataaACCTGTGTAAATTAAGCTAAGCTTGTCTTTACttgtatttgcttttaattactgtattaatGTAGTACTATACACTGTaatataccataccataccatgtaagtcaatacagagtttatagtATTGTATAGTATTAATTAGACCCTTTTTTATAgcaactacatttatccagcatctacatCTCCATGGGTGCTTGTTAACTGAGCATTAACTGTATTATATTTCAGGTCAACTCTCTTGAGCCATTTCCCAAGCTTCCAGCTCTTTATCTTGGGCATAAAAAATCCCCTTTCAATGGCTGTGATTTTATATCGCAGTTGATGTTGCATTACTTTGAATAACACATACTAGCTACACAGCAGAGGCACTGAGGAAGCCTTCTAGTGAATTGCAATAGTGCATCTCGGGGTGTCCCACTGCACATCAGTTTCAATGCACAGTGGTCACTTCATTGGCTCATTAGTAACGTCACAGCAGCTGAGTATCTATTTTCCAAAATTACTTGCGGAGTATAAAATTTCAAAAACATAATTCTTTTTCTCACAGGTATGAGTCCATTTATACAGCAATAAGCCCCATACTAAATTCCAGCCTTTTTCCCTGAAGCATTGTTTGCAACTCACCTTCCTCTCAGTTTTTAGTTCAGATTCATTGTCATCTCAGATTCCTTATCTGAGTTCATTTTCCTTACTTAGATTCCATTGAAAGTTTGAAACTTAAGGTTTTATATTTTCTTCACATTCATCTCAAGGTAGCAGGGAATAAGACTCCTGCTTGATATTGATTTATCtgtatttttgtttcattttaggttgtctttcagaaaaAAGGAAGCGTACAGTATGAAGACTTGTTACTGTGGAAAGACAATGCATTTATCATCAAGAGAACTATTCAAGAGTTCACTTTTTAACATAAACAATTCTTAGAAATTAAGAAAATAATTTTTAAGAGGGATGAGATATTATAGTTGAATGTTTAATTGTGACAGCAccaaatggtgcttgctgtgaggccgccctgagtcccccctcgggggtgagaagggcaggttacaaatacaggaaattaataataaataaataaatgtatataaaaatTTTAAACATAATGTTGCACATGAAGCGTAGTTTGTGTACACAgagctatcagaaagcaaaggtcagCCACTCATGGAGACTATTTTGGAATTCTTAAAGAATATTCAGTCTGTATTGTTTTGACTCGGTAAAAAGATCTGTGAAGATTCACTTTATGTGCTGAAAGCTGCACCAGGATGGAATTTTTTCAGCCTGGTGCTGAATTGGGAAAGAACAGACAAC encodes:
- the C3HXorf38 gene encoding uncharacterized protein CXorf38 homolog isoform X1, translated to MGLAAELAARLNCSEYKNWLKAGQGLLLLRAALQRFAGEQAHAFHQQLAARLPSPPGSRCPGHCLPRGKQFQPACTLCKEWKNEILKHHTHRNGEVNWGNCRPWLWPSDSWEIAKVIKCRNELMHSSDMKVSSSWLKQFGNHVQNLLAEFQHVPEVQTAATSIEKLLKSDWAVHVPGEDQLDGLEGELSPSQMTEIEAELIKERLREIRLCMEEQGTISKEDFNRIQAVRDFIHSNHDLQRNLQEEMQNLEDLVQKLNSQEQLAKETEEIRCEQKSDEGCLSEKRKRTV
- the C3HXorf38 gene encoding uncharacterized protein CXorf38 homolog isoform X2, whose protein sequence is MGLAAELAARLNCSEYKNWLKAGQGLLLLRAALQRFAGEQAHAFHQQLAARLPSPPGSRCPGHCLPRGKQFQPACTLCKEWKNEILKHHTHRNGEVNWGNCRPWLWPSDSWEIAKAYMPPGKADSCGPDKCDASGLLNLFTFCDYFSDIDQKKVREVIKCRNELMHSSDMKVSSSWLKQFGNHVQNLLAEFQHVPEVQTAATSIEKLLKSDWAVHVPGEDQLDGLEGELSPSQMTEIEAELIKERLREIRLCMEEQGTISKEDFNRIQAVRDFIHSNHDLQRNLQEEMQNLEDLVQKLNSQEQLAKETEEIRCEQKSDEGCLSEKRKRTV